The following DNA comes from Methanothrix sp..
GAGGGCGGCAGCTTTGACAGAAGCTTCTTTGAGATACCGCCGGGCGGCGAGGTCAACTACTCAGTGATGCTCTCGGGCAAAGATCCTGGCAACTACACCGTCCACCTCAAGGCCACATTCGATGGAGGAGATGGCTCTGCGATCAGGGAAGGGTCGACAGAGGTAGTGGTACTGAAACGAGAGTATAAATATGAATATTTACTACTCCTGATCCCAATCATAATTATCATTGCCTGGCTGTATAGGAGACACAGAGAATATAAATATTAAACAAAGGTATATACACCAGAGGGAGCGGATCGATAAAATCGCACTTAATGCCACATAAACTCAACAGAATAGAGAGACTGATATCATGCTTAACGTAATTATCCTTGGCCTGGGCCAATGCGGAAACAGAATCCTGGATGCTGTGAATAAGGAAGCAATGGGCGGCGGGGGAGCCTCGAAGATCGCCAAGTATTGCCTGCGACCGAAGTTCCCCAGCCGGGTGGAGACCCTGGCGATCAATACAGCGATCAATGATCTCAAGGAATTGAGATACACCACCGCCAAAGACCGGTTGCACGTTCCCAATCTGCATGGCATGGGAGCGAACAGAAACGTGGGCAAGCAGGCCTTCATGGAGAACCGGGACAGCATCATGGGAGAGATCGAGAAGAGGGGTGACTTTGATCTCGCTTTCGTCATCACCTCAACCTCCGGCGGCACGGGCTCCTCCTTCACCCCGCTCCTAATAAATGAGTTGAAGAGGCAGTACCCGAACATCGCTGTGGTGACCATCGCCATTCTGCCCTTCCGGGAGGAGGGATCGATCTATCTCCAGAATGCTGCCTTCAGCATGAGGGAGCTGATGGAGCTGGATGCAGAGGGCATCATCCTTGCTGACAACCAGTATATGAAGCGGCTCGGTGGTGATATTGCCAGCGCCTATGACAGGATCAACAGCACCATTGCCAGGAGATTGCTCTTCCTGATAGAGTCCCTGGACAGTGAGATGCTCTCGGTGACTGATCTGGGGGACTTCAAGACGGTCATGAATGGAGGGCTGCGCATAGGCACCATGGGGTTCTACCAGGCGGATGGAAAGAACTCCTCAGTCAAGGATGCCATAGAGAACAGCCTGAAGCCCAACAACCTGCTCTATCCGGCGAATGTGGCGAATGATGCCGCCCGGGCGATGGTCATCATCCAGGGGTCGCAGGAGCATCTGGATGTGGATCAGATCACCAAGGAGGTGGAGAAGATCGCTGCCAGCGCAGGGCATGTCTTCAAGGGGATCGTGGTCAAGAAGGGGCAGCCGAGGGTGCTCTCCATCTTCACCCTGGCAGCAGCACCGGAGCTGGAATCGATCTATGCCCAGGCAGCGCGGGGAATGCAGGAGGAGAAGGAGAAGAGGTTGCGTGCCAGAAAGCAGCTCGATGATGCCTTTGCCCATATAGAGGATCTGGAAGAGATCTACTGAAGGCCAAAGCGGCTGTACATCAGAGCCTGCATCGGCCCCAGATCCAGCACCCTGGCCACAAGGCTTCTCTCTCTCGGGCTCAGGGGATGCGTCCCCGCCGGCGGCAGGGGCCGGGCCTGACGGGCATAGACTGCGCCTCCTCTCATCCTGGCGCAGGTGAAGCTTCCGGCGTCTCCTTCTATATAGACCTCTCCGCCTCTCATCTCTGCCCCGGTGAAATCCCCGGTCCGGCCCCTTATCACAATCCTCCCTCCGCGCAGGAGGACGGCGGTGTTCTCCCGGGCGGATCCCTCCACAATTATCTGGCCGGAGCTCATCAGTATGCCGGTGCTCATTCCCGCATCCCCCTCCAGGTGGATCACCTTGGCAGTGGGATTTCTCGCCCCCAGGGTATCCCGGATTATCCCATCCTCGATGAACATCCCCTGCTCGTCCATTCTGTTCGGCTCGATGATATCGATGCTCTTCTCCAGGGCCTCGGTGATGGAGACGAACTTCCTATATCCGGCCAGATCGCTTTCAGCCTCGATCACATTTCCCATGGGCTCCTCGATTCTGCCTGAGACATAAATCGCTCCTCTGAGCATGCTTATCCCCATTCGCCGCCCCACGTCTCCCTCCACCACTATGCTGCCCGTGCCCTCGATCGGCCCGCCCCTTCCGCCCAGACGGAGGAGGTCCACCCCCAGGCTGGAGCCCAGGCGGCTTCCCACATCCCCGCTGATCATCACCCTCTCTCCCCGGCGCAGTGCCTGCACAATCTGCCTGAGGCTGATGCCGTCGACGCTCTTATCGGGATCGAGCCTGGTGCCCTTATGCTGCCAGTAGAAGTCGAAGGTGCTATCACCAAGGCACCTCTCCCCCGCAGCCTGGATCCTGAGCATTGAGGATCACTTCAAGGGCAAGAAGGCCTCGTCAGTGGCTATGCGTTTGGATACATTGATCCCCACAACGGTGATCAGGATGGCTCCGATGGCGGAGATGGCCAGCTTTTGCACCGACTCCACCATGCCGATGCCAAACTCCAGATCGGCATTGCTGGCCAGGATGAAGCTGCTGGCGGACCAGATGATCAGGCCTGTG
Coding sequences within:
- a CDS encoding cell division protein FtsZ, which encodes MLNVIILGLGQCGNRILDAVNKEAMGGGGASKIAKYCLRPKFPSRVETLAINTAINDLKELRYTTAKDRLHVPNLHGMGANRNVGKQAFMENRDSIMGEIEKRGDFDLAFVITSTSGGTGSSFTPLLINELKRQYPNIAVVTIAILPFREEGSIYLQNAAFSMRELMELDAEGIILADNQYMKRLGGDIASAYDRINSTIARRLLFLIESLDSEMLSVTDLGDFKTVMNGGLRIGTMGFYQADGKNSSVKDAIENSLKPNNLLYPANVANDAARAMVIIQGSQEHLDVDQITKEVEKIAASAGHVFKGIVVKKGQPRVLSIFTLAAAPELESIYAQAARGMQEEKEKRLRARKQLDDAFAHIEDLEEIY
- a CDS encoding tributyrin esterase, translating into MLRIQAAGERCLGDSTFDFYWQHKGTRLDPDKSVDGISLRQIVQALRRGERVMISGDVGSRLGSSLGVDLLRLGGRGGPIEGTGSIVVEGDVGRRMGISMLRGAIYVSGRIEEPMGNVIEAESDLAGYRKFVSITEALEKSIDIIEPNRMDEQGMFIEDGIIRDTLGARNPTAKVIHLEGDAGMSTGILMSSGQIIVEGSARENTAVLLRGGRIVIRGRTGDFTGAEMRGGEVYIEGDAGSFTCARMRGGAVYARQARPLPPAGTHPLSPRERSLVARVLDLGPMQALMYSRFGLQ